Proteins encoded in a region of the Eschrichtius robustus isolate mEscRob2 chromosome 16, mEscRob2.pri, whole genome shotgun sequence genome:
- the NRSN2 gene encoding LOW QUALITY PROTEIN: neurensin-2 (The sequence of the model RefSeq protein was modified relative to this genomic sequence to represent the inferred CDS: deleted 2 bases in 1 codon) — MGQSDEEFEGLHEWVGSRDMMGSPRGAWGLRERREFLEGDRGSQSCRGPKSAEPALRAGRRPPTRVTPAPQLRRRRQHNLLLLCSRSRSRSAETADGEGPRMPSCERPCGCSRGPNVEDGKWYGVRSYLHLFYEDCAGTPLSDDPEGPPVLCPHRPWPSLCWKISLSSGTLLLLLGLAALTTGYAVPPKLEGIGEGEFLVLDQRAADYNKALGTCRLAGTVLCGAAGILLAICMFWAMTGWLSQDPKAEPLDTETDGHMEVFGDELEQQLSPIFHDASGRSWFSPPASHFGQSSVQTIQPKRDF; from the exons ATGGGACAGTCAGACGAGGAGTTTGAGGGACTGCATGAGTGGGTGGGGTCGAGGGATATGATGGGGTCCCCGCGAGGGGCGTGGGGTctcagagagagaagggaattCTTGGAAGGGGACCGGGGCTCGCAATCCTGCAGGGGTCCGAAATCTGCAGAGCCAGCCCTCAGGGCGGGCcggcgcccccccacc cgtgtcacccccgccccccaactgCGGCGCAGGCGCCAACACAACCTGCTTCTGCTCTGCTCGCGTTCCCGCTCCCGCTCGGCGGAGACTGCGGACGGAGAG GGACCCAGGATGCCAAGCTGTGAGCGTCCCTGTGGCTGCAGCCGAGGCCCCAACGTGGAAGATGGCAAGTGGTATGGGGTCCGCTCCTATCTGCACCTCTTCTACGAGGACTGTGCAGGTACCCCCCTCAGCGATGACCCTGAGGGGCCTCCTGTACTGTGCCCTCACCGACCTTGGCCCTCACTGTGCTGGAAG ATCAGCTTATCCTCAGGTACCCTGCTTCTGCTACTGGGTTTGGCAGCCCTGACCACTGGCTATGCAGTGCCCCCCAAGTTGGAGGGCATCGGAGAGGGCGAGTTCCTGGTGTTGGATCAGCGGGCAGCCGACTACAACAAGGCCCTGGGCACCTGCCGCCTGGCAGGCACTGTGCTCTGCGGGGCAGCCGGGATCTTGCTGGCCATCTGCATGTTCTGGGCCATGACTGGCTGGCTGAGCCAGGACCCCAAGGCAGAACCCTTGGACACTGAAACCGATGGCCACATGGAGGTCTTCGGGGATGAGCTGGAGCAGCAGTTGTCCCCCATTTTCCACGATGCCAGTGGCCGGTCTTGGTTCTCACCACCTGCCAGCCACTTTGGGCAATCCTCTGTGCAGACCATCCAGCCCAAGCGGGACTTTTGA